A stretch of DNA from Pseudonocardia hierapolitana:
TGCTGCTGGGTGAGGAGCTGACATGGCCGACCGTGCTCGGCGGCGTCGCCGTGATCCTCTGTGCAGCCGTCGCCGTGCGCATCCGCCTCGACCGCGCCTCCGCACGGCCGCGATAGGAGCACCGTCCCGTCGGCCTCGGCGGTGCCGGACCCGCGATCAGCCGATCACGGATTCAGCCGCGGACGACAGGCCGTGGCGCCGGCAGCTCGGAGAACAGCGCGAGCTCCTCGGCGCACCGGCGCATCGTCTCGTCCGCGTCGACCACCACCGGCCGGCCGTCGATCTCGGTGACCGCGCCGGGCGGCATCGGGCGCGCCGGTCCGTCGCGGCGGACGGCCTCCAGCAGGTGCATGAACGGCGCGCACGAGGCGAGCGGGGCGAGCAGCGGCACGGTCGGGTCGGCCAGGTGGGCCACCAGGTTGTCCAGCAGCACGGTGCGGCCGGGCGGCCCGGTGACCGGGGTGCCGTCGGCGGTGCGGCCGGTGAGCGTGTCGGTGGTGTACTCCAGCTCCAGCCGGCCCTGCTCGCCGTGCACCACGATCAGCGGGGGCCGCTGCTCGGCGGCGCACAGCGTGACGGCCACGACGATCGGCGTCCCGGCGACGGTGAGCCGGGCCGCCGCGGTGTCGTCGCTCTCGGGGGATGCGACGCGGTAGCGCTCCAGCTCCACGGTGATGTCGGCGTCGTCGGGTACCCCGGCCACGCGCAGGGCGGAGGCGGTGGCGTGGGCGAACGGGTTGGTGAGCGCGCCGTCGGTGACCGGCAGGCCGTCCAGCTCCATCCGGCCGGCCCAGGCCGCGCGGGTGAAGTAGGAGCGCTCCCGCACCCACGCGCCGTGCACCCCAACCCCGCGCACCCGCCCGACCGCGCCGTCGGCGACGAGCCGGGCCGCGTGCGCGAGGGTGTGCGAGCCGAGCGACTGGAACCCGACCTGGCACACCCGCCCGGCTGCGGTGACCTCGGCCGAGAGGTCTCGGAACTGCTCCATCGACGCCGTGGGCGGCTTCTCGAGGAACAGGTGCGACCCCACGCCGAGCGCGAGCCGGGCCAGCGGGAGGTGGGTGTGGATCGGGGTGGAGACGATCGTGACGTCCGGGCGGACCTGCTCCAGCAGCGTGGCCGCGTCGGCGAGCACCGGCACGTCCGCGCCGCCGGGCAGTGCCCGCACCCGTTCGAGGGCATCGGGCGCGGGCGGCCGCGGGTCGGCGAGCCCCGCCACCCGCACGGCGCCGGTGGCGGCGAGGCGCAGCAGGCCGTCGAGGTGCACCCGCCCGAAGCCGTGCAGTCCGAGCAGCGCGACGCGTGGGGTCCCGTCCACGTCTCGATCCTCCTTGGGAAAGCGGTTGCCACCCTACTTCACGCGGGTGTCGGTGCGGAGGAGGAGCAGCAGCCCCGCAGTGGCGACGAAGACGACACCGAACGCGAGGTAGAGGCTCTCCGGCGTCCAACCGAGGTCGAGCAGCGCGCCGGCGAGGGTGGGGGAGACGATGGCGCCGATGCGACCGATGCCGATCGCGGTGCCCACGCCGGTGGTGCGCACGCCCGCGTCGTAGACGATCGGGGTGAGGGCGTAGAGACCACCGACGCATCCGTTGACGAACAGGCCGATCAGGGCGCCGGTCGCGAACGCGGCCCCGAGCGAGCCCAGCACCCCGACGAACAGGGCCAGCAGGGCCGCGGTGGCCAGCAGGTAGACCATGAGCACCGAACGCAGGGCCCAACGGGCGGCGAGGGCACCGAGCAGGGTTGTTCCGAAGATGCCGCCGAGGTTGAGCAGGGTGCCTCCGGTGAGGCCCTCGGTTGCCGACAGGCCCGCCTCGACGAGCAGTGAGGGCGTCCAGCTCGTCACGAAGTAGAACCCGGCCATGACCAGGAAGAACGAGGCCCACAGCAGCAGTGTCGGGCGGCGCAGGGCCGGGGCGAGCAGGGCGCGGAACCCGGCACCGGCCCCGGGCGCGGTGCTCTCGCCGCCCGCGGGTAGCTCGGCCATCGCGGGCCTGCCGAGCCTGCGGGCCATGGCGTTGACCTTGTCCAGGGCCCGGGCCGGCCGGCGGGTGAGCAGGAAGTCCAGGGACTCCGGCAGGCCGGCGAGCACGACCGGGATGGCGAGCAGGGTGGCGACGCCGCCGAACAGGAACACCGATCGCCAGCCGAAGCCCGCGATCAGCACCACCGCCAGCAGGCCGCCGAACGTGGCGCCGAGCGCGTAACCGGTGGAGTTGAGGCTGACGGCCATGCCGCGCCAGCGGCGGGATGCGTACTCGGCGGCGATGACGTTGCTGCTGGCCAGGATCCCGCCGATGCCGACACCGGTCAGCACGCGCAGCAGCCCGAGCTGCACGGCCGACTGGCTGACCGCCGACAGCAGCATGCCTGCGGAGGCGATCCCCAGGCAGGCCAGGATCATCGGTCGGCGCCCGATGCGGTCGGCGAGCGGGGCGAGGAACAGCGATCCGGCGGCCATGCCGACCAGCCCGGCCGACAGCAGCAGACCGAGCTGTGAGCCCGACAGACCCCACTCGGCGGAGACCGCGCGTCCGGTGAAGGCCATGACCAGCACGTCGAACCCGTCGAGCATGTTCAGCAGGACGCAGACCGCGACGGCGGTCCACTGGAAGCGGTGCATCGGGCCGTCGTCCAGTACGGCGCGCAGGTCGGTGCTCATGGCTCCGGTGCTCATGGCAGCTGCCTTTCTCGGGGGGAGTCCCGGGAAGGATGTGGTTCACCACGATCGCCGGATAAGACCGTTCTCAATCATTGAAAGACCGGGCCACCCAGTCGGCGATGAACGCGCTGACGTGCGGCAGGTGGTCGAGGCCGATGTGCTCGGCACCGCCCTCCTCGGCGGTGAAGATCCGCAGCTCCCGCTTGGGGCTGCGGACCGCCTGCGCGTAGGAGCGGTGGGCGTACTCCAGGGGGATCTGCCGGTCGTTCGCGCCGTGGGCTATGAGCAACGGCACCCGGATGCGCTCGACGACGCCGTCGAGGTGCACGTCGTCGACGAACTCGATGAAGGTGTCGAAGTCGTCGTGGCCCCACACCCACACCGCACGTCCAGGTCGTCACCGAGACCTTCCTGACCGTCCCCGGCCTGGTCGCGGGCAGCGACCGGATCGCGCTGCTGCAGCGCAGGCTCGTCGACCTGCTGCCGCTCGACGCCGGTATCCGCGCGCTCCCCGTCCCGTTCGAGGCGGGACCGCTGGTGGAGGCGATGTGGTGGCACCCGGTCTACGACGACGACGCCGAGCACCGGTACCTGCGCGACCTCGTCGAGCGCGCCGCCACTCTCGCCGTCGGGCCGGCATCCGGTGCGTAGGCACCTGGCATGCACGAAGGCCTCGCGGTTGCCGCTCCCGTGATCGGCAGGTCGGTGCGAGAACGGCCGGATGCGGCCGCGTTCGCGCCGAATCGCTGATCATGGCCGGCTCGGGTGCGTTCAGCGGAACGCGCCCGGTGCCGCTCGGGACGCGCCGTCTCGTCCACCGAACCTCATCACGGAGTCCGGGCAGTGGTACTAGCCGTACCGCCACCCCGCCGTGATGAACCTGCGGAGCAGTTCGGTGTTCGAGGTGGGAGGGGGAGTGTCGGACAGGTTGCCGATGCGGTCGTCGAAGGCGCTCTGGGTGAGGGCACCCACGGCGAACAGGTAGCTCCACTCGTAGAACCCGGCCGGCTTGCCGGGGAGGGCGGCCCGCAGCGCGGCGATGAACTCGCGCGCCATCGGGTCGAACAGCTCGCGGATCACCGGGCGCTGCATGCTCGACGGGTCGGCCGCCTCGCGCAGCACCAGCCGCCGGTACCAGGCGCCCTCCTCGGCGAGCGCGATCACGGGGTCCATGAAGGCCGCGACGATCCGGTCCAGCCCGTCCGGTGCGGTGACGTCGTCGATCTCGCGGAGCAGTCGCAGCCGCTCCTCGTTGACCTGCTGGCGCCGGGCGAAGACGGCGACGTAGAGGGCGAGCTTCGACGGGAAGTGGTAGCCGATCAGCGACAGCTTGACCCCGGCGGCCGCGGCGACCTGCCGGAGCGTGGTGCCGTGGTAGCCGGACTCGGCGAACACGCGCTCGGCGGCGTCGAGGATCCGCTCCCGCCGTTCCAGCGGCGCGTCGACGTCGTCGGGCATGCCGTCCACGGTACTGCACGAGCGTCCAGTCGGATATTGACCCGGCTGACTGGACGTCCGTACAGTCCCCGCCATCGGCCTCGAAGGGGAGACGCGATGCGACGGACGCGGTGGGTGGTGCTGGGCGGGAGCTTCCTCGCCTACATGTTCGACGCGATGGAGATCATCCTGTTGTCGCTGGCGCTCCCGGCGATCCGCGAGGACCTGCAGCTCAGCCCGGCGCAGGGTGGCCTGCTCGCCACCGCGACGCTGCTCGGCATCGGGTTGTCGAGCGTGCTCGCGGGCTACGTGTCCGACAACTTCGGCCGCAAGACCGCCCTGATCGCCTCGCTCACGACGTTCGGGGTGTTCACCGCGGCGCTGGCGTTCGTGCCGAGCTTCGAGCTGTTCATGCTGCTGCGGTTCGTCGCCGGGTTCGGCCTCGGGGGAGTGTGGGGCGTGGTGTCGGCGTACGTCGTCGAGACGTGGCCGAGCGAGTCGCGCGGCCGCGCCGCGGCGTTCGTGCTGAGCAGCTTCCCGATCGGCGGGGTCGTCGCGGCCGTGCTGTCCGGGGTGTTCCTGCCCGACTGGCGGCTGATGTTCTTCGTCGCGGGCGCCGGTGTGGTCCTGCCGCTGCTGGTGGTGATCCCGCTCTTCCCGGAGTCGTCGGCGTGGACCGAGGCCAGGGCCGCGGACCCGGGCGGCCGGGTCTCCGTCGCCGAGATCTTCGCCCCCGACGTGCGCCGCCGGACGGTCGTCGCCACGCTCGTCGCCGGGCTCGCCCTCACCGGCTGGTGGGGCGGTTCGACCTGGCTGCCGACCTACCTGGCCACCGACCGCGGCATCCCGACGGCGACGGTGGCAGTCTTCATGACCGTGCTGAACCTCGGCATGTTCGTGGGGTACAACGTGTTCGGTCTGATCGCGGACCGCATCGGCCGCCGCTCGGCGATCATCCTCTCGCTGCTCGGCGTGGCCGTCACGCTCCCGCTCTACGCCCTCACCGCCAACCAGACCGCGCTGTTGTGGTTCGGGCCGCTGTTCGCCTTCTTCGCGGCGTTCACCGGCCTGTTCGGCTCGTACATCGGCGAGCTCTTCCCCACCAGGATCCGTACCACCGGTGCCGGCTTCTGCTTCAACGTCGGCCGCGGGGTGTCGGCGTTCGCACCGTTCGGGCTCGCCGCGGTGGCCGGGATCATCGGTCTGTCCGGCGGTCTGCTGGTGTGCGCGGCGTTCTTCGCCGCCGCCGGACTGCTGACGTTCCTGCTTCCGCGTTCCGGAGTGCCCGCCGCCATCCCTGAGAGGACCGCATGACCACCATGCCCCCGCCCGAGCTGGTCGAGCTCGTGCCCGGAGTCTTCGCCTACATCCAGCCCGACGGCAGCTGGATGATCAACAACACCGGTGCCGTGGCCGGGGAGATCGGGCACCTGCTCGTGGACACGACGTCCACGGAGGCGCGCAACCGGGCCCTGCTCGCGGCCGTCGCGACGGTCTGCCCGGGGGAGGCGCGGGCGCTGGTCAACACCCACCACCACGGCGACCACACCTTCGGCAACTGGCTCATGCCGCCGCAGACCCCGATCATCGGCCACGTCACCTGCCGCGAGGACGTGCTGGCCGCCGGTCTCGTCGCCACGCACGTGCTCACCGGGCCCGATTACGGCAACCTGGAGGTCCGGCCGCCGGACGTCACGTTCACCGGCGCCATGACCGTGCACCTCGGCGACCGGCCGGTCGAGCTGATCCACGTCGGACCGGCCCACACGCGCAGCGACGTGATCGTCTGGCTGCCGCAGGAGCGCGTGCTCTTCGCGGGCGACCTCGCGTTCGCAGGCGGCCAGCCGTTCCTCGTGGAGGGGAGTCTCGCCGGCTACCCGCAGGCACTTGCCCGGATCCGCGAGCTGGAGCCGGACG
This window harbors:
- a CDS encoding Gfo/Idh/MocA family protein; this encodes MDGTPRVALLGLHGFGRVHLDGLLRLAATGAVRVAGLADPRPPAPDALERVRALPGGADVPVLADAATLLEQVRPDVTIVSTPIHTHLPLARLALGVGSHLFLEKPPTASMEQFRDLSAEVTAAGRVCQVGFQSLGSHTLAHAARLVADGAVGRVRGVGVHGAWVRERSYFTRAAWAGRMELDGLPVTDGALTNPFAHATASALRVAGVPDDADITVELERYRVASPESDDTAAARLTVAGTPIVVAVTLCAAEQRPPLIVVHGEQGRLELEYTTDTLTGRTADGTPVTGPPGRTVLLDNLVAHLADPTVPLLAPLASCAPFMHLLEAVRRDGPARPMPPGAVTEIDGRPVVVDADETMRRCAEELALFSELPAPRPVVRG
- a CDS encoding MFS transporter; translation: MSTGAMSTDLRAVLDDGPMHRFQWTAVAVCVLLNMLDGFDVLVMAFTGRAVSAEWGLSGSQLGLLLSAGLVGMAAGSLFLAPLADRIGRRPMILACLGIASAGMLLSAVSQSAVQLGLLRVLTGVGIGGILASSNVIAAEYASRRWRGMAVSLNSTGYALGATFGGLLAVVLIAGFGWRSVFLFGGVATLLAIPVVLAGLPESLDFLLTRRPARALDKVNAMARRLGRPAMAELPAGGESTAPGAGAGFRALLAPALRRPTLLLWASFFLVMAGFYFVTSWTPSLLVEAGLSATEGLTGGTLLNLGGIFGTTLLGALAARWALRSVLMVYLLATAALLALFVGVLGSLGAAFATGALIGLFVNGCVGGLYALTPIVYDAGVRTTGVGTAIGIGRIGAIVSPTLAGALLDLGWTPESLYLAFGVVFVATAGLLLLLRTDTRVK
- a CDS encoding alpha/beta hydrolase family protein: MWVWGHDDFDTFIEFVDDVHLDGVVERIRVPLLIAHGANDRQIPLEYAHRSYAQAVRSPKRELRIFTAEEGGAEHIGLDHLPHVSAFIADWVARSFND
- a CDS encoding TetR/AcrR family transcriptional regulator translates to MPDDVDAPLERRERILDAAERVFAESGYHGTTLRQVAAAAGVKLSLIGYHFPSKLALYVAVFARRQQVNEERLRLLREIDDVTAPDGLDRIVAAFMDPVIALAEEGAWYRRLVLREAADPSSMQRPVIRELFDPMAREFIAALRAALPGKPAGFYEWSYLFAVGALTQSAFDDRIGNLSDTPPPTSNTELLRRFITAGWRYG
- a CDS encoding MFS transporter, with product MRRTRWVVLGGSFLAYMFDAMEIILLSLALPAIREDLQLSPAQGGLLATATLLGIGLSSVLAGYVSDNFGRKTALIASLTTFGVFTAALAFVPSFELFMLLRFVAGFGLGGVWGVVSAYVVETWPSESRGRAAAFVLSSFPIGGVVAAVLSGVFLPDWRLMFFVAGAGVVLPLLVVIPLFPESSAWTEARAADPGGRVSVAEIFAPDVRRRTVVATLVAGLALTGWWGGSTWLPTYLATDRGIPTATVAVFMTVLNLGMFVGYNVFGLIADRIGRRSAIILSLLGVAVTLPLYALTANQTALLWFGPLFAFFAAFTGLFGSYIGELFPTRIRTTGAGFCFNVGRGVSAFAPFGLAAVAGIIGLSGGLLVCAAFFAAAGLLTFLLPRSGVPAAIPERTA
- a CDS encoding MBL fold metallo-hydrolase → MTTMPPPELVELVPGVFAYIQPDGSWMINNTGAVAGEIGHLLVDTTSTEARNRALLAAVATVCPGEARALVNTHHHGDHTFGNWLMPPQTPIIGHVTCREDVLAAGLVATHVLTGPDYGNLEVRPPDVTFTGAMTVHLGDRPVELIHVGPAHTRSDVIVWLPQERVLFAGDLAFAGGQPFLVEGSLAGYPQALARIRELEPDVLVPGHGPVCRGEEIPALLDDLAEYAAFVDAVAREHHAAGHTPMEAATAEKDNRFASWQESERLVGNLHRAYSELDGHPLGTRIPLDTVWPDMVAFHGGPIGCFA